A window from Streptomyces subrutilus encodes these proteins:
- a CDS encoding M55 family metallopeptidase: protein MKILISADMEGATGVTWPSDVLPGTPQWERCRSLFTSDVNAAVLGFHDGGADRVLVNEAHWTMRNLLLEKLDARTEMLTGRHKALSMVEGVQYGDVDGVAFVGYHTGAGAEGVLAHTYLANSITGVWVNGVRASEGLLNAHVVAEFGVPVVLVTGDDLTCVDAAGYAPDAVTVAVKDHVSRYAAVCRTPARTAADIRAAAKEAAALAVRHEPVRGGPFGVELEFDAEHLAMAATVVPGVERCGERRVDYTSETMYEGIRTFKAVTTVVSSAVEEHYG from the coding sequence ATGAAGATCCTCATCTCCGCCGACATGGAAGGCGCCACCGGCGTCACCTGGCCCTCCGACGTGCTGCCCGGCACCCCGCAGTGGGAGCGCTGCCGGTCCCTGTTCACCTCGGACGTGAACGCCGCCGTCCTCGGCTTCCACGACGGCGGCGCCGACCGGGTCCTCGTCAACGAGGCCCACTGGACCATGCGCAACCTGCTGCTGGAGAAGCTCGACGCCCGCACCGAGATGCTGACCGGCCGCCACAAGGCGCTCTCCATGGTCGAAGGCGTCCAGTACGGCGACGTCGACGGCGTCGCCTTCGTCGGCTACCACACGGGCGCCGGCGCGGAAGGCGTCCTCGCCCACACCTACCTCGCCAACTCCATCACCGGGGTCTGGGTCAACGGCGTCCGCGCCAGCGAGGGCCTCCTCAACGCGCACGTCGTCGCCGAGTTCGGGGTGCCCGTGGTGCTCGTCACCGGCGACGACCTGACCTGTGTCGACGCCGCCGGCTACGCCCCGGACGCGGTGACCGTCGCGGTCAAGGACCACGTGTCGCGCTACGCCGCCGTCTGCCGGACCCCGGCCCGCACCGCCGCCGACATCCGCGCCGCCGCCAAGGAGGCCGCGGCCCTCGCGGTGCGCCACGAACCGGTCCGCGGCGGCCCCTTCGGCGTGGAGCTGGAGTTCGACGCCGAGCACCTGGCGATGGCCGCGACCGTGGTCCCGGGCGTCGAGCGGTGCGGCGAACGCAGGGTCGACTACACCAGCGAGACGATGTACGAGGGGATTCGCACCTTCAAGGCGGTCACGACCGTCGTCTCCTCGGCCGTGGAGGAGCACTATGGCTGA
- a CDS encoding M20/M25/M40 family metallo-hydrolase, with amino-acid sequence MADMPAVTAEAPAAAVDRVALDEVVEFTSGLIRIDTSNRGGGDCRERPAAEYVAERLAAAGLEPVLLERTRGRTNVVARIEGTDPSAEALLVHGHLDVVPAEAADWTVDPFSGEVRDGVVWGRGAVDMKNMDAMVLAVVRAWARAGVRPRRDVVLAYTADEEDSAVDGAGFLADRHARLFEGCTEGLSESGAFTVHAGPGRTLYPIAAGERGTAWLKLTATGTAGHGSKPNRANAVSRLAAAVARIGEHRWPVRLTRTVTACITELAALQGLSAAPGSPGFRLDEVLAGLGPAATLVEATVRNSANPTMLSAGYKLNVIPGQAVGYVDGRMLPGGEAEFIATLDALTGPDVQWEFQHREVALEAPVDGRTYAVLRESVERFDPDGHVVPFCMAGGTDAKQFSRLGITGYGFSPLKLPPGFDYWSLFHGVDERVPVEALHFGVRVLDHALRTL; translated from the coding sequence ATGGCTGACATGCCCGCAGTAACCGCCGAGGCCCCGGCCGCCGCCGTGGACCGGGTCGCGCTCGACGAGGTCGTCGAGTTCACCTCCGGCCTCATCCGCATCGACACCAGCAACCGGGGCGGCGGCGACTGCCGCGAGCGCCCGGCGGCCGAGTACGTCGCCGAGCGCCTCGCGGCCGCCGGCCTGGAACCGGTCCTGCTGGAGCGGACCCGGGGCCGCACCAACGTGGTCGCCCGGATCGAGGGCACCGACCCCTCCGCCGAGGCCCTCCTCGTCCACGGCCACCTCGACGTGGTGCCGGCCGAGGCCGCCGACTGGACGGTGGACCCCTTCTCCGGCGAGGTCCGCGACGGTGTGGTCTGGGGCCGCGGCGCGGTCGACATGAAGAACATGGACGCGATGGTCCTGGCCGTCGTACGGGCCTGGGCGCGCGCCGGGGTCCGACCGCGCCGGGACGTCGTCCTCGCCTACACCGCCGACGAGGAGGACAGCGCCGTCGACGGGGCCGGCTTCCTCGCCGACCGGCACGCGCGGCTCTTCGAGGGCTGTACGGAGGGGCTCAGCGAGTCCGGTGCCTTCACCGTGCACGCCGGCCCCGGCCGCACCCTCTACCCCATCGCCGCGGGCGAACGCGGCACCGCCTGGCTCAAGCTGACCGCGACCGGCACCGCCGGCCACGGCTCGAAGCCCAACCGGGCCAACGCCGTCAGCCGGCTCGCGGCCGCGGTGGCCCGGATCGGCGAACACCGCTGGCCCGTCCGGCTCACCCGTACCGTCACCGCCTGCATCACCGAACTCGCCGCCCTCCAGGGCCTGTCGGCGGCTCCCGGCTCGCCCGGCTTCCGCCTCGACGAGGTCCTCGCCGGCCTGGGTCCGGCCGCCACCCTGGTGGAGGCGACCGTGCGCAACAGCGCCAACCCCACCATGCTCAGCGCCGGCTACAAGCTGAACGTCATCCCCGGACAGGCCGTCGGATACGTGGACGGGCGGATGCTGCCCGGTGGCGAGGCCGAGTTCATCGCCACCCTCGACGCCCTCACCGGGCCGGACGTGCAGTGGGAGTTCCAGCACCGCGAGGTCGCGCTGGAGGCCCCCGTGGACGGGCGCACGTACGCGGTCCTGCGCGAGTCCGTCGAGCGGTTCGACCCGGACGGGCACGTGGTCCCCTTCTGCATGGCGGGCGGCACCGACGCCAAGCAGTTCTCCCGGCTCGGGATCACCGGGTACGGCTTCTCCCCGCTGAAGCTGCCGCCCGGATTCGACTACTGGTCCCTGTTCCACGGCGTGGACGAGCGGGTGCCCGTCGAGGCCCTGCACTTCGGCGTCCGCGTCCTCGACCACGCACTGCGGACCCTGTGA
- a CDS encoding alpha/beta hydrolase, with the protein MLHPVTARTPVKKRAAVLLSISTVVAALASPVTAAPVPAPAPAALRWADCATPRYPTLQCASLTVPLDHDDPAGRRIALALTRVPHTAAASQGPLLVNPGGPGGSGRTLAGYVASALPKDVAAQYDVIGFDPRGVGRSEPVLDCGPGHFNPVRPDSVPRDARTERANLERVRSFAESCQARHADVLPYIGTVAAARDIEAVRTALGAARISYFGYSYGTYLGAVYAKLHPDRVHRLVLDSVVDPNGVWYEDNLAQDRAFDARHKAFLAWVAKHDATYRLGTGAAEVEERWYAMREAVRATPAGGKVGPAELEDTYMPGGYYDGYWPALAEAFAAYAVAGDPKPLVSAYERFGAVEPSAGNSYSVYTAVQCRDSAWPRDWNRWRADTWRTHAVAPFMTWNNAWYNAPCAFWPTESLRAPDVTNTGLPPALLLAATEDAATPFSGALSMRDKLKGSALVVEEGGGNHGVALSGNTCLDEKVAAYLRTGKAADAACPAQPAPKPAAATRAAAPSAGGAALHGMLGFRG; encoded by the coding sequence ATGCTCCACCCCGTGACCGCGCGCACCCCCGTGAAGAAGCGCGCCGCCGTCCTGCTGTCGATCTCCACCGTCGTCGCCGCCCTCGCGAGCCCGGTCACCGCCGCCCCGGTCCCCGCCCCGGCGCCGGCGGCCCTGCGCTGGGCCGACTGCGCGACCCCCCGCTACCCCACCCTGCAGTGCGCCTCCCTCACGGTCCCCCTCGACCACGACGACCCCGCCGGGCGGCGGATCGCCCTCGCGCTGACCCGCGTCCCGCACACCGCGGCCGCCTCCCAGGGCCCGCTGCTGGTGAACCCCGGCGGTCCGGGCGGCAGCGGCCGGACCCTGGCCGGGTACGTCGCGTCGGCCCTGCCCAAGGACGTGGCCGCGCAGTACGACGTGATCGGCTTCGACCCCCGCGGGGTGGGCCGCAGCGAGCCGGTCCTGGACTGCGGGCCGGGCCACTTCAACCCCGTCCGCCCCGACTCCGTACCGCGCGACGCCCGCACCGAGCGCGCCAACCTGGAACGGGTCCGCTCCTTCGCCGAGTCCTGCCAGGCCCGGCACGCCGACGTCCTGCCGTACATCGGGACGGTCGCGGCCGCCCGCGACATCGAGGCCGTGCGGACCGCCCTCGGGGCAGCGCGGATCAGCTACTTCGGCTACTCGTACGGGACGTACCTCGGCGCGGTGTACGCCAAGCTGCACCCGGACCGCGTCCACCGGCTGGTCCTCGACTCCGTGGTGGACCCGAACGGGGTCTGGTACGAGGACAACCTGGCCCAGGACCGGGCCTTCGACGCCCGCCACAAGGCGTTCCTGGCCTGGGTGGCGAAGCACGACGCCACCTACCGCCTCGGCACCGGCGCGGCGGAGGTCGAGGAGCGCTGGTACGCGATGCGCGAGGCGGTGCGGGCGACCCCGGCGGGCGGCAAGGTGGGCCCGGCCGAGCTGGAGGACACCTACATGCCGGGCGGCTACTACGACGGCTACTGGCCCGCCCTGGCCGAGGCCTTCGCGGCGTACGCGGTGGCCGGGGACCCCAAGCCGCTGGTGTCGGCGTACGAGCGGTTCGGGGCGGTGGAGCCCTCGGCGGGCAACAGCTACAGCGTGTACACGGCGGTGCAGTGCCGGGACTCGGCGTGGCCCCGGGACTGGAACCGGTGGCGCGCGGACACCTGGCGCACGCACGCCGTCGCACCGTTCATGACGTGGAACAACGCCTGGTACAACGCCCCGTGCGCCTTCTGGCCGACGGAGTCGCTGCGGGCCCCCGACGTGACCAACACCGGGCTGCCGCCCGCCCTGCTCCTCGCGGCCACGGAGGACGCCGCGACCCCGTTCTCGGGCGCGCTGAGCATGCGGGACAAGCTGAAGGGCTCCGCCCTGGTGGTGGAGGAGGGCGGCGGCAACCACGGCGTCGCCCTGAGCGGCAACACCTGCCTGGACGAGAAGGTGGCGGCGTACCTGCGGACGGGGAAGGCCGCGGACGCCGCCTGCCCCGCGCAGCCCGCCCCGAAGCCGGCCGCCGCGACCCGGGCCGCCGCACCCTCCGCGGGCGGCGCGGCCCTGCACGGCATGCTCGGCTTCCGCGGCTGA
- a CDS encoding Rv2578c family radical SAM protein — protein sequence MRWDHLTDGSADGQRATGPAALFGVDGVVTRTVDTPEFRGITFHEVRARSIVNRVPGASRMPFEWTVNPYRGCSHACVYCFARKTHGYLDLDTGIGFDSQIVVKTNAPDLLRRELAAPRWTGAHIAMGTNVDCYQRAEGRYRLMPGIIGALRDRANPFSVLTKGTLILRDLPLLREAAEVADVGVSVSVGFTDTALWRTVEPGTPSPAARLNAVRTLTDAGIECGVLMAPVIPFLGDAPGQLRETVRAVAASGATSVTPLVLHLRPGAREWFTAWLRAHHPHLVERYARMYAGGAYAPTWYQRQITRQVHELAAEFGIGPAGPGAARRVVTPERPADGPAGAAPAGATQLTLL from the coding sequence ATGCGCTGGGACCATCTGACCGACGGGTCCGCGGACGGGCAGCGGGCGACCGGACCGGCCGCGCTCTTCGGGGTGGACGGCGTCGTCACCCGCACCGTCGACACCCCCGAATTCCGCGGGATCACCTTCCACGAGGTGCGGGCCCGCTCGATCGTGAACCGGGTGCCCGGGGCCTCGCGGATGCCGTTCGAGTGGACGGTCAACCCCTACCGGGGCTGCAGCCACGCCTGCGTGTACTGCTTCGCCCGCAAGACCCACGGCTACCTCGACCTCGACACCGGCATCGGCTTCGACTCGCAGATCGTCGTCAAGACGAACGCCCCCGACCTGCTGCGCCGCGAGCTCGCCGCACCCCGCTGGACGGGCGCGCACATCGCCATGGGGACCAACGTGGACTGCTACCAGCGCGCCGAGGGCCGCTACCGGCTGATGCCCGGGATCATCGGCGCGCTGCGCGACCGCGCCAACCCCTTCTCCGTCCTCACCAAGGGCACGCTGATCCTGCGCGACCTCCCCCTGCTGCGCGAGGCCGCCGAGGTCGCCGACGTCGGCGTCAGCGTCTCGGTGGGCTTCACCGACACCGCCCTGTGGCGCACCGTCGAGCCCGGCACCCCCTCGCCCGCCGCCCGGCTGAACGCCGTACGGACCCTCACCGACGCCGGCATCGAGTGCGGGGTGCTGATGGCCCCCGTCATCCCCTTCCTCGGGGACGCCCCCGGGCAGCTGCGCGAGACCGTCCGGGCCGTCGCCGCGTCCGGCGCCACCTCCGTGACACCCCTGGTACTCCATCTGCGGCCGGGCGCGCGCGAGTGGTTCACCGCCTGGCTGCGCGCGCACCACCCGCACCTGGTCGAGCGGTACGCACGGATGTACGCGGGCGGGGCGTACGCGCCGACCTGGTACCAGCGGCAGATCACCCGCCAAGTCCACGAACTGGCGGCCGAATTCGGCATCGGCCCCGCCGGGCCGGGCGCGGCCCGGCGCGTGGTGACCCCCGAGCGGCCCGCCGACGGGCCGGCCGGGGCGGCGCCCGCCGGGGCCACCCAGCTGACCCTGCTGTGA
- a CDS encoding SRPBCC family protein, whose product MAQVEATTERIIAADAETVFDALADYAGTRGKLLPEHFSEYEVREGGDGEGTLVHWKLQATSKRVRDCLLEVSEPTDGQLVEKDRNSSMVTTWTVTPAGEGRSRVVAATVWNGAGGIGGFFERTFAPKGLGRIYDTLLANLAAEVEG is encoded by the coding sequence ATGGCGCAGGTCGAGGCCACCACGGAGCGGATCATCGCGGCCGACGCGGAGACGGTGTTCGACGCGCTGGCGGACTACGCCGGGACCCGGGGCAAGCTGCTTCCCGAGCACTTCAGCGAGTACGAGGTGCGCGAGGGCGGCGACGGCGAGGGCACCCTCGTGCACTGGAAGCTCCAGGCCACCAGCAAGCGCGTGCGCGACTGCCTGCTGGAGGTCTCCGAGCCCACCGACGGGCAGCTGGTCGAGAAGGACCGCAACTCCTCCATGGTCACCACCTGGACCGTGACCCCGGCCGGCGAGGGCCGGTCCCGGGTCGTCGCCGCCACCGTGTGGAACGGCGCCGGCGGGATCGGCGGCTTCTTCGAGCGCACCTTCGCCCCCAAGGGCCTCGGCCGCATCTACGACACCCTGCTGGCCAACCTCGCCGCCGAGGTCGAGGGCTGA
- a CDS encoding RidA family protein gives MSDHNEGHLTRISAPEGVSPGTGYHHVVWGTGRFVAVSGQCAFDEKGAVVGEGDPAAQARQVFENLRRCLAAAGATFDDVVKLTYFVTDVAHLPAVREARDAVIPADRLPASTAVQVAALFRPELLLEVEAFAVLPS, from the coding sequence ATGAGCGATCACAACGAGGGCCACCTCACCCGCATTTCAGCACCGGAGGGCGTCAGCCCCGGCACCGGCTACCACCACGTCGTCTGGGGCACCGGCCGCTTCGTCGCCGTGTCCGGGCAGTGCGCCTTCGACGAGAAGGGCGCCGTCGTCGGCGAGGGCGACCCGGCGGCGCAGGCCCGCCAGGTCTTCGAGAACCTGCGCCGCTGCCTGGCCGCGGCCGGGGCGACCTTCGACGACGTGGTCAAGCTGACCTACTTCGTCACCGACGTCGCCCACCTCCCCGCGGTACGGGAGGCACGCGACGCCGTCATCCCCGCCGACCGGCTGCCGGCGTCCACGGCCGTCCAGGTCGCGGCCCTGTTCCGCCCCGAACTGCTGCTGGAGGTCGAGGCGTTCGCGGTCCTGCCGTCCTGA
- a CDS encoding arginase family protein, with translation MRSLVLLDAPSNLGLRPPAPGTVPGVYKLAGALREQGLLARLGAREGGVVVPPRYDRGDWREGDGVFHADALAAYTVTLADRIERHLRAGEFPVVLGGDCSIQLGASLAMRRLGRYGLAAIDGSADFRHTGNEAVNGPVGAAGGEELALATGRGQAGLADLEGLGPYLRDEDVRLFGLRDGDADLPELRAAGMGAATVGEIRELGAGPVARAALEGLNPPATAGFWVHLDADVLDPAVMPAVDSPDPGGLLPDELSELLGVLVRSPRCVGLNVTIYDPDLDPDARAGALLADLVAGAFA, from the coding sequence ATGCGATCCCTGGTGCTCCTCGACGCCCCGTCCAACCTCGGCCTGCGGCCGCCCGCGCCCGGCACCGTCCCCGGTGTCTACAAACTGGCCGGGGCCCTGCGCGAACAGGGCCTCCTCGCCCGGCTCGGCGCCCGCGAGGGCGGGGTGGTCGTCCCGCCCCGCTACGACCGCGGCGACTGGCGCGAGGGCGACGGGGTGTTCCACGCCGACGCCCTCGCCGCGTACACCGTCACCCTCGCCGACCGCATCGAACGCCACCTGCGGGCCGGGGAGTTCCCCGTCGTGCTCGGCGGCGACTGCTCGATCCAGCTCGGTGCCTCGCTGGCGATGCGGCGGCTCGGCCGGTACGGCCTGGCCGCGATCGACGGCTCCGCCGACTTCCGCCACACCGGCAACGAGGCCGTGAACGGGCCGGTCGGCGCGGCGGGCGGGGAGGAGCTGGCCCTGGCCACCGGGCGCGGGCAGGCCGGCCTCGCGGACCTGGAGGGCCTCGGCCCGTACCTGCGCGACGAGGACGTACGGCTCTTCGGACTGCGCGACGGCGACGCCGACCTGCCCGAGCTGCGGGCGGCCGGGATGGGCGCGGCCACGGTCGGCGAGATCCGCGAGCTCGGTGCGGGACCGGTGGCGCGGGCCGCCCTGGAGGGCCTGAACCCGCCGGCCACCGCGGGCTTCTGGGTGCACCTGGACGCCGACGTGCTGGACCCGGCCGTGATGCCGGCGGTGGACAGCCCGGACCCCGGCGGCCTCCTCCCCGACGAACTGTCCGAACTGCTCGGGGTGCTGGTGCGCTCGCCGCGCTGCGTCGGCCTCAACGTCACCATCTACGACCCGGACCTCGACCCGGACGCGCGTGCGGGCGCGCTCCTCGCGGACCTGGTCGCGGGCGCCTTTGCGTAA
- a CDS encoding adenylosuccinate lyase: MNDVLDRLRAEAEAEAPSTGSAGPARYEALLAAGPEELAASLTSAGLPLWARELAAYRLGLAGDRRAFEPLVLLLNHRDPPRCAAAATALAVLADPRTARAAAALATNGLRTAYALHPVRLLTALRAPESVPALTATLSRLLAPHDPYWRVALACVEGLGTLGDPRARDVLTRAQSHPRLAVAATAALRGLG; this comes from the coding sequence GTGAACGACGTGCTGGACCGCCTGCGCGCGGAAGCGGAAGCGGAAGCGCCATCCACCGGCTCCGCCGGACCCGCCCGCTACGAGGCGCTGCTCGCCGCCGGACCGGAGGAGCTGGCCGCCTCCCTCACCTCGGCGGGACTGCCCCTGTGGGCCCGCGAACTCGCCGCGTACCGGCTGGGACTGGCGGGCGACCGGCGCGCCTTCGAACCGCTGGTCCTGCTGCTGAACCACCGCGACCCGCCCCGCTGCGCGGCGGCCGCCACCGCCCTGGCCGTGCTCGCCGACCCGCGCACCGCCCGCGCCGCGGCCGCCCTCGCCACGAACGGGCTGCGCACCGCCTACGCCCTGCACCCGGTCCGGCTGCTCACCGCCCTGCGCGCCCCGGAGTCCGTACCGGCGCTGACGGCCACGCTGTCCCGGCTGCTCGCGCCGCACGACCCGTACTGGCGGGTGGCGCTGGCCTGCGTCGAGGGCCTCGGCACCCTCGGCGACCCGCGCGCCCGGGACGTGCTGACGCGGGCGCAGTCCCACCCCCGTCTCGCGGTGGCGGCAACGGCTGCGCTGCGCGGGCTCGGCTGA
- a CDS encoding prolyl oligopeptidase family serine peptidase: MAAVTLPYGSWPSPIDAALAASLDGRPEYVGTVGAEVWWTEPRPEEAGRRTLVRRRPDGDAPEVTALPAPWNVRSRVTEYGGRPWAGTARPSDGPLVVFAHFDDQRLYAFEPDAPGGPDPRPLTPPSPGGGLRWADPVLRGAEVWCVLEESTGPAPTDVRRVLAAVPLDGSAARDRTRVRELTDGRHRFSTGPRLSPDGRRAAWIAWDHPRMPWDGTELKLAEITPDGRLEGTRTVLGGPEESVAQVDWTPGGALLAVSDRGGWWNPYRVDPEGGGAVNLCPREEEFGGPLWKPGLRWIAPLPDGLVAVLHGRGAPVLGVLDPDSGDLVDAAGPWTAWQPTLAVSGTRVYGVAASPRSAYEVVELDTTTGHTRVVGAEGIDPVDPAYYPEPQTRTFPGPDDREIHAHVYPPHHPACRAAPEEAPPYVVWAHGGPTDHVPPVLDLHIAYFTSRGIGVVEVNYGGSTGYGRAYRERLRGQWGVVDVEDCAAVARALAAEGTADPDRLAIRGGSAGGWTAAASLAATGLYACAAVIYPVLDLVGFADETHDLESRYIDGLVGPPQTLAVRCRERSPLALADRITAPFVLLQGLEDPVCPPAQAERFLAALRGRPVPHAYVAFAGEGHGFRRAETMVRALEAELSLYAQVFGIERTDVPLLRLEP, translated from the coding sequence ATGGCGGCGGTGACCCTGCCCTACGGCAGCTGGCCCTCCCCGATCGACGCCGCGCTCGCCGCCTCGCTCGACGGGCGGCCCGAGTACGTCGGCACGGTCGGCGCCGAGGTCTGGTGGACCGAGCCCCGCCCCGAGGAGGCCGGCCGGCGCACCCTCGTGCGCCGCCGGCCCGACGGGGACGCGCCGGAGGTCACGGCGCTGCCCGCGCCGTGGAACGTCCGCAGCCGGGTCACCGAGTACGGCGGCCGCCCCTGGGCCGGTACCGCACGGCCCTCGGACGGGCCCCTGGTGGTCTTCGCCCACTTCGACGACCAGCGGCTGTACGCGTTCGAGCCGGACGCCCCGGGCGGCCCCGACCCGCGCCCCCTCACCCCGCCGTCCCCCGGCGGCGGCCTGCGGTGGGCCGATCCGGTGCTGCGCGGCGCCGAGGTGTGGTGCGTGCTGGAGGAGTCCACCGGGCCCGCGCCCACCGACGTGCGCCGCGTGCTCGCCGCCGTACCGCTCGACGGATCGGCCGCGCGCGACCGCACCCGGGTACGGGAGCTCACCGACGGCCGGCACCGCTTCAGCACCGGGCCCCGGCTCTCGCCGGACGGCCGGCGCGCCGCCTGGATCGCCTGGGACCACCCCCGGATGCCGTGGGACGGCACCGAGCTCAAGCTGGCCGAGATCACCCCGGACGGGCGGCTGGAGGGGACCCGGACCGTGCTCGGCGGCCCCGAGGAGTCCGTGGCCCAGGTCGACTGGACGCCCGGCGGGGCCCTGCTCGCGGTGAGCGACCGGGGCGGCTGGTGGAACCCGTACCGGGTCGACCCCGAGGGAGGCGGCGCCGTCAACCTCTGCCCCCGCGAAGAGGAGTTCGGCGGTCCGCTGTGGAAGCCGGGGCTGCGCTGGATCGCCCCGCTGCCCGACGGCCTGGTGGCCGTGCTGCACGGCCGGGGCGCCCCGGTGCTCGGCGTCCTGGACCCCGACAGCGGGGACCTGGTCGACGCCGCCGGGCCCTGGACGGCCTGGCAGCCGACCCTCGCCGTCAGCGGCACCCGCGTCTACGGGGTCGCCGCCAGCCCGCGCAGCGCGTACGAGGTGGTCGAGCTGGACACGACCACCGGGCACACCCGGGTGGTCGGCGCCGAGGGCATCGACCCGGTCGACCCCGCCTACTACCCCGAGCCGCAGACCCGCACCTTCCCCGGACCGGACGACCGGGAGATCCACGCCCACGTCTACCCGCCGCACCACCCGGCCTGCCGGGCCGCCCCGGAGGAAGCGCCCCCGTACGTGGTGTGGGCGCACGGCGGGCCCACCGACCACGTGCCGCCCGTGCTCGACCTGCACATCGCGTACTTCACCTCCCGCGGCATCGGGGTCGTCGAGGTGAACTACGGCGGCTCCACCGGCTACGGGCGCGCCTACCGGGAGCGGCTGCGCGGGCAGTGGGGCGTCGTCGACGTCGAGGACTGCGCGGCCGTCGCCCGGGCCCTGGCCGCCGAGGGCACCGCCGACCCGGACCGGCTGGCCATCCGCGGCGGCAGCGCCGGCGGGTGGACGGCGGCGGCCTCGCTCGCCGCCACCGGCCTCTACGCCTGCGCCGCGGTCATCTACCCGGTGCTGGACCTGGTCGGCTTCGCCGACGAGACCCACGATCTGGAGTCCCGGTACATCGACGGGCTCGTCGGACCGCCGCAGACCCTCGCCGTACGCTGCCGCGAGCGCTCGCCACTGGCCCTGGCCGACCGGATCACCGCCCCCTTCGTGCTGCTCCAGGGGTTGGAGGACCCGGTCTGCCCGCCCGCCCAGGCCGAGCGGTTCCTGGCCGCGCTGCGCGGCCGGCCGGTCCCGCACGCGTACGTGGCCTTCGCGGGCGAGGGGCACGGCTTCCGGCGCGCGGAGACCATGGTCCGGGCCTTGGAGGCGGAACTGTCGCTGTACGCGCAGGTCTTCGGGATCGAGCGGACGGACGTGCCGCTGCTGCGGCTGGAGCCGTGA